One stretch of Methyloversatilis sp. RAC08 DNA includes these proteins:
- a CDS encoding 2Fe-2S iron-sulfur cluster-binding protein → MANVTFTSPAMPRDITVYAVAGDRGTLLGLAKAHRIPIPFDCQDGDCASCIVEVSHVDKRVRYGVALTEKEKEVLRQMGKISKEEIMDAEVNDMPPQHRLACQCFVRNEDIIVSFEGDTTIPGKGPALSIAAAIYKGGVQIGSLDEFLSYSVKVEEDAAVHYDQLAESMAACGNADVASLFTQLARYSRMHLDEAKAKCARYDVTVQLPASSSWPDNSSPEMTALWAGDPALTRLDGLKAALQGERRGFEFYYAVANTTEDPDIRKVAKEFVREETEHVETLKLWIEKEEAAMRAKAR, encoded by the coding sequence GTGGCAAACGTTACATTCACCTCGCCGGCCATGCCGCGCGACATCACCGTCTATGCCGTCGCGGGCGACCGCGGCACGCTGCTTGGCCTCGCCAAGGCGCACAGGATTCCGATCCCGTTCGACTGTCAGGACGGCGACTGCGCGTCCTGCATCGTCGAGGTCAGCCACGTCGACAAGCGCGTGCGCTATGGCGTTGCGCTGACCGAGAAGGAAAAGGAAGTGCTGCGCCAGATGGGCAAGATTTCGAAGGAAGAAATCATGGACGCCGAAGTCAACGACATGCCGCCGCAGCATCGGCTGGCCTGCCAGTGCTTCGTCCGCAACGAAGACATCATTGTGTCGTTTGAAGGAGATACGACGATTCCTGGCAAGGGCCCAGCGCTCTCGATTGCCGCCGCGATCTACAAGGGCGGCGTGCAGATCGGCTCGCTGGACGAGTTCCTGAGCTATTCGGTGAAGGTCGAAGAAGATGCGGCGGTGCATTACGACCAGCTGGCCGAATCGATGGCGGCCTGCGGCAACGCCGATGTCGCCTCGCTGTTCACCCAGCTGGCCAGGTACTCGCGCATGCATCTCGACGAAGCCAAGGCCAAGTGCGCCCGCTACGACGTCACCGTGCAACTGCCCGCCAGCTCGTCCTGGCCGGACAACTCGTCGCCGGAAATGACTGCGCTGTGGGCCGGCGACCCCGCACTGACGCGGCTGGACGGACTGAAGGCCGCGCTGCAGGGCGAACGTCGCGGCTTCGAGTTCTACTACGCCGTCGCGAACACCACCGAAGACCCGGACATCCGCAAGGTCGCCAAGGAGTTCGTGCGCGAAGAAACCGAACACGTCGAAACGCTCAAGCTGTGGATCGAAAAGGAAGAAGCCGCGATGCGTGCGAAGGCCAGATAA
- a CDS encoding type II toxin-antitoxin system RelE/ParE family toxin, producing MGNATEFTFGVDVMIGLDVSPATSEPPRILWHASARTLDSYAPPEYIPEMFTVVETALFQKQWPMYWTEDERGEFASFLSANPDSGSVVPASGGIRKIRWKRQGTGKSGGVRVIYFTRNEAEELVLLTLYAKSKTDNLTGAVLKEIRHALES from the coding sequence ATGGGAAACGCAACCGAATTCACTTTTGGTGTCGACGTCATGATTGGTTTGGACGTCTCGCCCGCGACGTCCGAGCCACCGCGTATCCTCTGGCATGCCAGCGCCCGCACACTCGACAGCTATGCGCCTCCGGAGTACATTCCTGAAATGTTCACAGTCGTCGAGACCGCGCTTTTTCAGAAGCAGTGGCCCATGTACTGGACGGAAGATGAGCGCGGTGAGTTTGCGTCCTTCCTCTCCGCGAACCCGGATTCAGGAAGTGTCGTGCCAGCGTCGGGCGGCATTCGCAAGATTCGCTGGAAGCGTCAAGGAACAGGCAAGTCGGGGGGAGTACGAGTCATCTACTTCACCCGGAATGAGGCGGAGGAGCTGGTGCTCCTGACTCTGTACGCGAAGTCCAAGACCGACAATCTGACCGGTGCTGTACTCAAGGAGATTCGTCATGCCCTCGAAAGTTAA
- a CDS encoding helix-turn-helix domain-containing protein has translation MPSKVKPLAARELAVLEASRDLGAELLQSIREMKAGQTQLVHSPAAEAREKTGLSQSQFAALLGVSVRTLQGWEQGRKQPSGAARTLLTIARTNPKALLAVVGK, from the coding sequence ATGCCCTCGAAAGTTAAGCCTCTCGCTGCCAGGGAACTCGCCGTTCTTGAGGCGAGCCGTGATCTGGGCGCAGAGCTGCTGCAGTCCATCCGTGAAATGAAAGCGGGACAAACTCAGTTGGTCCATAGCCCGGCTGCCGAGGCACGCGAGAAGACGGGCCTGTCGCAAAGTCAGTTTGCCGCGTTGCTCGGCGTCTCAGTGCGGACGCTTCAAGGATGGGAACAGGGTCGCAAGCAGCCGAGTGGCGCTGCGCGCACGCTGCTGACGATTGCTCGCACCAATCCGAAAGCTTTGCTCGCCGTGGTCGGCAAGTAG
- a CDS encoding RES family NAD+ phosphorylase, with amino-acid sequence MSFGDLFARLALAEVQRDVFRNIVSLRTSQDLFDDLSDDPAEWALAQKVEGDAKPPTYRSATPVLHRPFEDAEWFNAIAWPFQNWQASRYSDGRHGVWYGSESVDTTVYESAWHWRQGLLADAGFERESVVAERKVYVVGCAAALLDFRPLTGDWPALLHPADYSFPQLVGARIHREGHPGLLVQSVRRPEGENFAVFNPAVLSAPRHHLQLSYRLDGDCIVVEKTPGLAWFGIEAGDFGRCA; translated from the coding sequence TTGAGTTTCGGCGACCTGTTCGCCCGCCTGGCGCTGGCCGAGGTGCAGCGCGACGTGTTCCGCAACATCGTGTCGCTGCGCACCTCGCAGGATCTGTTCGACGACCTCTCCGACGACCCGGCCGAATGGGCGCTGGCGCAGAAGGTGGAAGGCGACGCCAAGCCGCCGACCTACCGCTCGGCCACACCGGTGCTGCACCGCCCGTTCGAGGATGCCGAGTGGTTCAACGCTATCGCCTGGCCGTTCCAGAACTGGCAGGCGAGCCGCTATTCCGACGGGCGCCACGGTGTGTGGTACGGCTCGGAGTCGGTCGACACGACGGTGTACGAATCGGCCTGGCACTGGCGCCAGGGCCTGCTGGCCGATGCCGGCTTCGAGCGCGAATCGGTGGTGGCCGAGCGCAAGGTGTATGTCGTGGGCTGTGCCGCCGCACTGCTCGATTTCCGGCCGCTCACCGGCGACTGGCCGGCGCTGCTGCATCCGGCCGACTACAGCTTTCCGCAGTTGGTAGGCGCGCGCATCCACCGCGAAGGTCATCCGGGCCTGCTGGTGCAGTCGGTGCGCCGGCCCGAGGGCGAGAACTTCGCCGTATTCAATCCGGCCGTGCTGTCCGCTCCGCGCCACCACCTGCAACTGAGCTACCGGCTCGACGGCGACTGCATCGTCGTCGAAAAGACGCCGGGCCTGGCCTGGTTCGGCATCGAAGCGGGGGATTTCGGGCGGTGCGCCTGA
- a CDS encoding MbcA/ParS/Xre antitoxin family protein, giving the protein MGAIADKGVSASEDRGALARMVMTLLDHWKLSTEDQAALLGIAASNRAALARYRRGEPIGTSRDQYERVGHLLGIHKNLRLLFPQNRDLVYRWISTRNRAFDNLSPVEVIREWGFAGLLMVRAYLDRARGQ; this is encoded by the coding sequence ATGGGCGCCATTGCAGACAAGGGTGTCAGCGCTTCCGAAGACCGCGGCGCGCTGGCCCGCATGGTCATGACCTTGCTTGATCACTGGAAACTATCCACCGAAGACCAGGCCGCGCTGCTCGGCATTGCCGCCAGCAACCGCGCAGCACTGGCGCGCTACCGGCGCGGCGAGCCGATCGGCACCAGCCGCGACCAGTACGAGCGGGTCGGTCATCTGCTGGGCATTCACAAGAATCTTCGTCTGCTGTTTCCGCAGAACCGCGACCTCGTCTATCGCTGGATCAGCACCCGCAACCGCGCCTTCGACAATCTGAGTCCGGTCGAAGTGATCCGGGAATGGGGCTTCGCAGGCCTGCTCATGGTGCGTGCCTATCTCGACCGGGCACGCGGTCAGTGA
- a CDS encoding PEP/pyruvate-binding domain-containing protein, with protein sequence MKTSARQGFLIGCGEAEHADASAASMGSKAWNLLRMANTGLRVPPAFVLGTQWTDHPDTGIEHAFASGLPALEQAVGRRLGNAADPLIVSVRSGAAVSMPGMMETLLNIGLSDRTLSGFLRQTGNPRLVWDAYRRLVASYGEVVAGLPAGLFEGELERMTQERDERSLDFSELRDLTHRFLDLYAAGAGRPFPQDPNEQLAEAVRAVFASWNADKAATYRRLNNIAADMGTAVTVQAMVFGNCGHGSGAGVGFTRNPATGEPGLWVDFLSNAQGEDVVSGRRSAHGHEALAQSLPAAWADLQHAAGALESLFGDMQDFEFTVQDGVLHLLQSRTGKRTPRAAARIALDLLDEGVIDADTARHRTAELDDSDLQTMRLVFKGHSEPPEPLACGMSASAGIASGEIAFDGERVAARVKDGARVILVRSDAETADIGALEHAAGLLTRNGARTSHAAVVARQLGKVCLVGCDALRIDLEKRRLHIGEQRFVEGDAITLDGNSGGIHAGTVRSERVPDRPLMARLQALRGKPAKAQGKRKR encoded by the coding sequence ATGAAGACAAGCGCCAGACAAGGCTTTCTGATCGGTTGCGGCGAAGCAGAGCACGCCGACGCCAGCGCCGCCAGCATGGGTTCCAAGGCCTGGAACCTGCTGCGCATGGCCAACACCGGGCTGCGCGTGCCGCCGGCCTTCGTGCTCGGCACGCAGTGGACCGACCACCCCGACACCGGCATCGAACACGCCTTCGCCAGCGGCCTGCCTGCGCTCGAACAGGCAGTCGGCCGCCGCCTCGGCAATGCCGCCGACCCGCTCATCGTGTCGGTACGCTCGGGGGCTGCGGTGTCCATGCCGGGCATGATGGAAACGCTGCTCAACATCGGCCTGTCAGACCGCACGCTGTCCGGCTTCCTGCGCCAGACCGGCAACCCGCGCCTGGTATGGGACGCCTACCGCCGACTGGTGGCGAGCTATGGCGAAGTGGTGGCCGGCCTGCCGGCTGGGCTGTTCGAAGGCGAACTGGAGCGGATGACCCAGGAGCGCGACGAACGCAGCCTCGACTTCAGCGAACTGCGCGACCTGACCCACCGCTTCCTCGATCTTTATGCCGCGGGTGCCGGCAGGCCCTTCCCGCAAGACCCGAATGAGCAGTTGGCCGAGGCAGTGCGCGCGGTATTCGCATCGTGGAACGCCGACAAGGCGGCGACCTATCGCCGGCTCAACAACATCGCCGCCGACATGGGCACCGCGGTGACCGTACAGGCCATGGTGTTCGGCAACTGCGGTCACGGCTCGGGTGCCGGCGTCGGCTTCACGCGCAACCCGGCCACCGGCGAGCCGGGACTGTGGGTGGATTTCCTGTCCAACGCCCAGGGCGAAGATGTGGTGTCGGGTCGGCGCAGTGCGCACGGACACGAAGCGCTGGCGCAAAGCCTGCCGGCCGCGTGGGCCGATCTGCAGCATGCCGCCGGTGCGCTGGAATCGCTGTTCGGCGACATGCAGGATTTCGAATTCACGGTGCAGGATGGCGTGCTGCACCTGCTGCAGTCGCGCACCGGCAAGCGTACGCCCCGTGCCGCCGCGCGCATCGCACTGGACCTGCTGGACGAAGGCGTGATCGACGCGGACACCGCGCGCCATCGCACTGCCGAACTGGATGACAGCGACCTGCAGACGATGCGGCTGGTGTTCAAGGGTCACAGCGAACCACCCGAGCCGCTGGCCTGTGGCATGAGTGCGAGCGCCGGTATCGCGAGCGGAGAGATCGCCTTCGATGGCGAGCGCGTTGCCGCCCGCGTGAAGGACGGGGCGCGCGTCATCCTGGTGCGCAGCGACGCGGAAACCGCCGATATCGGCGCGCTCGAACACGCGGCCGGTCTGCTCACCCGCAACGGTGCCCGCACCTCTCATGCCGCAGTGGTGGCGCGCCAGCTCGGCAAGGTGTGCCTGGTCGGCTGCGATGCGCTGCGCATCGACCTTGAGAAGCGCCGTCTGCACATCGGCGAACAGCGCTTCGTCGAAGGCGATGCCATCACGCTGGACGGCAACTCCGGCGGCATTCACGCCGGCACGGTGCGCAGCGAGCGCGTACCGGACCGCCCGCTGATGGCGCGGCTGCAGGCACTGCGCGGAAAACCGGCGAAGGCGCAGGGCAAACGCAAGCGCTGA
- a CDS encoding alpha/beta fold hydrolase, whose protein sequence is MRTHVTFVLLPGLDGSAAFLRPLIDALPAWITPRVISYPRDGAQDYDTLLRHALAQTTDLDAYWLLGSSFGGPLALRMASADAARVRGLVLSTSFVRMPQPRRAKWAPFVSSTVIGALRTARRLPVWLGRRRSDPFRIAKAETWRHVSSHELAARIRTVMREDASAHLRALGIPVLCLVAADDTVVLPHNLDDLVALKPDAGVESLPGSHMALFHHAGLAAQHIVRFMERH, encoded by the coding sequence ATGCGCACCCACGTCACATTCGTGCTGCTGCCCGGACTCGATGGCAGTGCGGCCTTTCTGCGCCCGCTGATCGACGCGCTGCCGGCGTGGATCACGCCGCGCGTCATCAGTTACCCCCGCGACGGCGCCCAGGACTACGACACCCTGCTGCGCCACGCGCTCGCGCAGACCACCGACCTCGACGCCTACTGGCTGCTCGGCAGTTCGTTCGGCGGGCCATTGGCGCTGCGGATGGCATCGGCCGATGCGGCGCGGGTGCGCGGTCTGGTGCTGTCCACTTCGTTCGTACGCATGCCGCAGCCGAGGCGGGCGAAATGGGCGCCCTTTGTCAGTTCGACCGTGATCGGCGCGCTGCGCACCGCGCGCCGGCTGCCGGTGTGGTTGGGGCGCCGTCGGTCAGATCCGTTCCGCATCGCCAAAGCGGAAACCTGGCGCCACGTGTCCTCACACGAATTGGCGGCGCGCATCCGCACCGTCATGCGCGAGGACGCCAGCGCACATCTGCGCGCGCTCGGCATACCGGTGCTGTGTCTGGTCGCGGCCGACGACACCGTGGTGCTGCCGCACAACCTCGACGATCTTGTCGCGCTCAAGCCGGATGCCGGCGTGGAGTCGCTGCCCGGCAGCCACATGGCGCTGTTTCATCACGCCGGGCTGGCGGCGCAGCACATCGTCAGGTTCATGGAGAGGCACTGA
- a CDS encoding GNAT family N-acetyltransferase has product MVVKIDFDLDADGFRRRFARIPESNLLQDDLYGRAMARVQGLRPRWGLIRDGNDELGVVQVLERHALSGLLGAVVLDRGPLWLPGTDGVAHVGDFFRAFSRIWPRRIGRRRRLIPELPASAHSMALLRAAGCRALTDTPAAGYATFIVAADAPATCRKRLLPRWRHALEKAEDAIADSRLVVHWPPARSRAADLLRRHLAQRQAVGYRGPTVAELQRLLVDYARADQLLIGEAREAGSDAPCSMIALLCHGTTATYQIAWNSDAGRRLHANNALLWSALDQLRERGIAHLDLGGHDALRSPLLRRYKAGLGGREVLLAGMHD; this is encoded by the coding sequence ATGGTTGTGAAGATCGACTTCGACCTTGATGCCGACGGGTTTCGTCGGCGTTTCGCACGCATACCCGAATCAAACCTGCTGCAGGACGATCTGTACGGGCGCGCCATGGCGCGCGTGCAGGGACTGCGGCCGCGCTGGGGCCTGATTCGCGATGGCAACGACGAATTGGGCGTGGTGCAGGTGCTTGAGCGGCATGCGCTGTCCGGCCTGCTCGGCGCGGTCGTGCTCGATCGCGGTCCGCTGTGGCTGCCGGGAACCGATGGCGTTGCGCACGTCGGCGACTTCTTCCGCGCGTTTTCGCGCATCTGGCCGCGCCGCATCGGACGACGCCGCCGCCTCATTCCCGAACTGCCTGCCAGCGCGCACAGCATGGCGCTGCTGCGCGCCGCGGGTTGCCGCGCGCTGACCGACACGCCGGCGGCCGGCTACGCCACTTTCATCGTGGCGGCCGATGCGCCGGCAACCTGTCGCAAGCGGCTGCTGCCGCGCTGGCGGCACGCGCTGGAGAAGGCCGAAGACGCGATCGCCGACAGTCGGCTCGTCGTGCATTGGCCGCCCGCGCGCTCGCGCGCCGCCGATCTGCTGCGCCGGCATCTGGCGCAGCGCCAGGCAGTGGGCTATCGCGGTCCGACGGTGGCCGAACTGCAGCGGCTGCTGGTCGATTACGCCCGGGCTGACCAGCTGTTGATCGGCGAGGCACGCGAAGCCGGCAGCGACGCGCCGTGTTCGATGATTGCGCTGCTGTGCCACGGCACGACAGCCACGTACCAGATCGCCTGGAACAGCGACGCCGGTCGTCGTCTGCACGCGAACAATGCGCTGCTGTGGTCGGCACTCGATCAGTTGCGCGAGCGCGGCATCGCGCATCTGGATCTGGGGGGCCACGATGCGCTGCGTTCGCCGCTGCTCAGGCGCTACAAGGCCGGACTGGGCGGGCGGGAAGTCCTTCTGGCCGGCATGCACGACTGA
- the can gene encoding carbonate dehydratase gives MKKTDQLFAANRKWAAKMQAEDPQFFEHLATLQSPEYLWIGCSDSRVPANQIVGLIPGEVFVHRNVANLVVQTDLNCLSVMQYAVDVLKVKDILVVGHYGCGGVRAALHDMRFGLIDNWLRNVQDVRNHHRALLDAVAEGELQENRLCELNVIEQAVNVCETTVIRDAWARGQEVRVHGWIYGLKDGLVRDLRMEAGNEEELRDNYDLALKSLD, from the coding sequence ATGAAGAAAACTGATCAATTGTTCGCCGCCAACCGCAAGTGGGCGGCCAAGATGCAGGCCGAAGATCCGCAGTTCTTCGAGCATCTGGCCACGCTGCAAAGCCCTGAATATCTGTGGATCGGCTGTTCCGACAGCCGCGTGCCGGCGAACCAGATCGTCGGGCTGATCCCGGGCGAAGTGTTCGTGCATCGCAATGTTGCCAACCTGGTCGTGCAGACCGACCTGAACTGCCTGTCGGTCATGCAGTACGCGGTCGACGTGCTGAAGGTGAAGGACATCCTGGTGGTCGGCCACTACGGCTGCGGCGGCGTGCGCGCCGCGCTGCACGACATGCGTTTCGGCCTGATCGACAACTGGCTGCGCAATGTGCAGGACGTGCGCAACCACCACCGTGCCTTGCTCGACGCCGTGGCCGAAGGCGAACTGCAGGAAAACCGCCTGTGCGAACTGAACGTGATCGAGCAGGCGGTGAACGTGTGCGAAACCACGGTGATCCGCGACGCCTGGGCGCGCGGCCAGGAAGTGCGGGTACATGGCTGGATCTACGGCCTCAAGGACGGCCTGGTGCGCGACCTGCGCATGGAAGCGGGCAACGAGGAAGAACTGCGCGACAACTACGATCTCGCGCTGAAGTCGCTCGATTGA